Below is a window of Brachyspira hampsonii DNA.
AAGTAATAGTAGTTGATGATGGTTCTAAAGATAATACAGCAAATATTATCAATGACTTTTCAAATAAAGTAACTTATATTTATAAAGAGAATGGCGGAGTAGCCAGTGCATTAAATTGTGCAATAAAAGCAGCAAAAGGAGATTACATATCTTGGTTATCACATGATGATATTTATTATCCTAATAAAATAGAAGAAGAAGTAAATGAATTAAAAAATATAGATGACAAGACAGTGATATATTCAGGTTTTGAATTTGTTAATGAAAAACTAGAACTTATAACAGCATTTGAAAATTCATCTAAAACAGAATATAGAAGATTAAACAATAATTTTTATTCTATATTACTTTCTGATATTGGCGGATGCACATTACTGATTCCTAAAGATGTTTTTTCTAATGTTGGTTTCTTTGATGAGAATCTTTCATGTGTGCAGGATTATGATTTTTGGTTTAGAATGTTTAAATATGGATATAAAGTAAAATATATACCAAAAGTTCTATTACAATATAGAATGCATGAAAAACAAGATAGTAATTCTAAAAAAGATTTTCTAAGAAATGAGGGAAATAAATTATGGATTAATATGTTAAAAAATATAAATGATGATGAATATCAAAGTATATTTTTTAACAAATATAATGTTCTTAATAAAATAAGAAATAGAATGAAAAATTCTGTTTATGACAAATTGATAGAGTTTATAAATACTGAACTTGAAATATATAAAGAAAATAATAAGCAATATTATTCTAGTAATAATAAAATTTCTGTTATTATTAACATTTATAATAGAAATTATGATAATCTTAATTTTATTATTGATTCTATTATAGAGCAAAATTATGATAATATAGAAATCATATTTATAACAAATCATAAATTAAATATTAATTCTAATATAGAGTATAAAATTTTTAACCCTGAGAGAGATAATAATATTTTGAATATAATAGAGGGGAATTTTATACAATTTATAAATAATAATGAAATTTTACTTAAAGATAAACTACATTCACAATTTAATGAATTTATAGAAGATCCATCCATAGATATATCATATTCAAATTATTATTTTAATGAAGATAACAATAAAATATATCCAAAATTGGACTCATTAAGTTTTAATGAAGATAAACAATTTGAGGATATGCTTTATTTTTGGAATAATCCAATATATATACCATTATGCAGCATGCTTATAAAAAGAAAAGTATTTGAAAAAATAAATATGGTATATAACAATGATTATAATATTATTATGCAGTTATCATTTTATGGAAAAATGAAATTTATAAATAGATACTTTTTTTATTGCATAGATAATATCAAAAACAAAAATTATTATACTCAAGTGGAAAATGAAATTAATAATAATAAATACATTTTAGATAGATTCAAAGATTATATATTATTAGATAATTTCTATTTATATAGAAGTAATTTCTTGAAAGACTATTCTCTAAAAAATTTAGATAAAAAAAAGTGCGTAATATTCAAAATAGAATTTAATGTAAGTTATTTATACATATATATATTCAATATAAGAATAGCTTTAAAAAGAAGCAGAAAATTTTCTTATAGGGTATTTTTATTCTTATATATGTTAAATAAAAATAGGAAAAACAAATGAAAGTAATGACTATACTTGGAACCAGACCTGAAATAATAAAACTTACTCAGGTTATAAAAGAATTAGATAAATATACTGAGCATATATTAGTTCATACCGGACAAAATTTTGATTATGAACTTAATGAAGTATTTTTTAATGATTTAGAATTAAGAAAACCGGATTATTTTCTTAATGTTGCTGGTGAAACATTATCAAAAACTATAGGTAACATTATATCAAATTCTGATGAAGTTATGGAAAAAGAAAAACCTGATGCATTACTTTTATATGGTGATACTAACTCCTGTCTTTCTATAATACCGGCAAAAAGAAGAAAAATACCTGTATTTCATATGGAGGCTGGTAACAGATGTTTTGATGAAAGAGTTCCTGAAGAAATAAATAGAAAAATAGTAGATCATTTGGCAGATATTAATTTAGTAATTACTGAACAGGCTAGACACTATTTACAAAGAGAAGGTATAGCTTCTGAAAGAATTATAAAGATTGGTTCTTCTATGAAAGAAATATTTGAAATATATAAAGATAAAATTAATAATTCAAATATATTGGATAAATTATCATTAGAGAAAAATAAATATTTTGTAGTTAGTTCGCATAGAGAAGAAGTTGTTGATATAGAATCTAATTTAAGGTCTTTAATAGAATCATTAAATGCATTGTCTGAAAAATATGATTATAAAATAATATTTTCAACTCATCCCAGAACTAGAAGACTTTTAGATAAATTAGGAAACATTAAAGTTCACAATAATATTATTTTTTCTAAGCCATTTGGATTTTTTGATTATATAGCATTACAAAAAAATTCTTTCTGTACTCTTTCAGACAGCGGTACTATAACAGAAGAAAGTTCTATATTGAAATTTCCTTCAGTAACTATAAGAAATGCTCATGAAAGACCTGAAGGCAATGACGAGGGTACATTAATAATGTGCGGATACAAAAAAGATAGAGTATTAAAAGCTGTTGAGGTCGTTACAGAACAATATAAAAATAATATGATACCAAAAACTGTAGAAGATTATGATGTTGATAACTTATCTATGAAAGTAGTTAGAATAATACTTGGTTATACAGAATACATTAATGAAAACATTTGGAGGAAAATATGAAATGGCAAAA
It encodes the following:
- a CDS encoding glycosyltransferase, which produces MMKSNPLISIIIPVYNGENYIKDAINSALNQTYRNIEVIVVDDGSKDNTANIINDFSNKVTYIYKENGGVASALNCAIKAAKGDYISWLSHDDIYYPNKIEEEVNELKNIDDKTVIYSGFEFVNEKLELITAFENSSKTEYRRLNNNFYSILLSDIGGCTLLIPKDVFSNVGFFDENLSCVQDYDFWFRMFKYGYKVKYIPKVLLQYRMHEKQDSNSKKDFLRNEGNKLWINMLKNINDDEYQSIFFNKYNVLNKIRNRMKNSVYDKLIEFINTELEIYKENNKQYYSSNNKISVIINIYNRNYDNLNFIIDSIIEQNYDNIEIIFITNHKLNINSNIEYKIFNPERDNNILNIIEGNFIQFINNNEILLKDKLHSQFNEFIEDPSIDISYSNYYFNEDNNKIYPKLDSLSFNEDKQFEDMLYFWNNPIYIPLCSMLIKRKVFEKINMVYNNDYNIIMQLSFYGKMKFINRYFFYCIDNIKNKNYYTQVENEINNNKYILDRFKDYILLDNFYLYRSNFLKDYSLKNLDKKKCVIFKIEFNVSYLYIYIFNIRIALKRSRKFSYRVFLFLYMLNKNRKNK
- the wecB gene encoding non-hydrolyzing UDP-N-acetylglucosamine 2-epimerase, encoding MKVMTILGTRPEIIKLTQVIKELDKYTEHILVHTGQNFDYELNEVFFNDLELRKPDYFLNVAGETLSKTIGNIISNSDEVMEKEKPDALLLYGDTNSCLSIIPAKRRKIPVFHMEAGNRCFDERVPEEINRKIVDHLADINLVITEQARHYLQREGIASERIIKIGSSMKEIFEIYKDKINNSNILDKLSLEKNKYFVVSSHREEVVDIESNLRSLIESLNALSEKYDYKIIFSTHPRTRRLLDKLGNIKVHNNIIFSKPFGFFDYIALQKNSFCTLSDSGTITEESSILKFPSVTIRNAHERPEGNDEGTLIMCGYKKDRVLKAVEVVTEQYKNNMIPKTVEDYDVDNLSMKVVRIILGYTEYINENIWRKI